The Streptomyces sp. NBC_01268 genome window below encodes:
- the pafA gene encoding Pup--protein ligase: MDRRIFGLENEYGVTCTFRGQRRLSPDEVARYLFRRVVSWGRSSNVFLRNGARLYLDVGSHPEYATPECDNVVELVTHDKAGERILEGLLVDAERRLHEEGIAGDVYLFKNNTDSAGNSYGCHENYLVARHGEFSRLADILIPFLVTRQLICGAGKVLQTPRGAVYCVSQRAEHIWEGVSSATTRSRPIINTRDEPHADAERYRRLHVIVGDSNMSETTMLLKVGATDLVLRMIEAGTVMRDLTLENPIRAIREVSHDITGQRKVRLASGREASALEVQREYYEKAADFVDRRGIRSGVVAQVLELWGRTLDAIEEEQLDRIETEIDWVMKYRLIERYRAKHNMTMSHPRVAQIDLAYHDIHRRRGLYYLLQKNGQAARICNDVKIFEGKSVPPQTTRARLRGDFIRRAQEQRRDFTVDWVHLKLNDQAQRTVLCKDPFRSVDDRVEKLIAGM; the protein is encoded by the coding sequence ATGGACCGCCGCATTTTCGGGCTGGAGAACGAGTACGGCGTCACGTGCACGTTCAGGGGACAGCGCCGACTGTCTCCTGACGAAGTGGCGCGCTACCTCTTCCGCCGTGTCGTGTCATGGGGCCGCAGCAGCAATGTCTTCCTGCGGAACGGCGCCCGCCTGTACCTGGACGTGGGTTCGCATCCGGAATACGCAACTCCCGAATGCGACAACGTGGTCGAACTGGTCACGCACGACAAGGCAGGCGAGCGCATTCTCGAAGGACTCCTCGTCGACGCGGAACGCCGCCTGCACGAGGAGGGAATCGCGGGCGACGTCTATCTCTTCAAGAACAACACCGACTCTGCGGGAAACTCCTACGGCTGCCACGAGAACTATCTGGTCGCCCGGCACGGTGAGTTCTCCCGGCTCGCGGACATCCTCATTCCGTTCCTCGTCACCCGCCAGCTGATCTGCGGCGCCGGAAAGGTGCTGCAGACCCCGCGCGGTGCCGTCTACTGCGTCTCCCAGCGGGCCGAGCACATCTGGGAGGGCGTCAGCTCCGCCACCACCCGCTCGCGCCCCATCATCAACACCCGCGACGAACCCCACGCGGACGCCGAGCGCTACCGCAGGCTCCACGTCATCGTGGGCGACTCCAACATGTCCGAGACGACCATGCTGCTCAAGGTCGGCGCCACCGACCTCGTGCTCCGCATGATCGAGGCGGGCACCGTGATGCGCGACCTGACCCTGGAGAACCCGATCCGGGCCATCCGCGAGGTCAGCCACGACATCACCGGCCAGCGCAAGGTGCGCCTCGCCAGCGGCCGGGAGGCCTCCGCCCTGGAGGTCCAGCGGGAGTACTACGAGAAGGCCGCCGACTTCGTCGACCGCCGGGGCATCCGCAGCGGTGTCGTCGCCCAGGTCCTGGAGCTCTGGGGCCGGACGCTCGACGCGATCGAGGAGGAGCAGCTCGACCGCATCGAGACCGAGATCGACTGGGTCATGAAGTACCGGCTCATCGAGCGCTACCGGGCCAAGCACAACATGACCATGTCGCACCCGCGGGTCGCCCAGATAGACCTCGCGTACCACGACATCCACCGCCGCCGCGGTCTGTACTACCTGCTCCAGAAGAACGGCCAGGCGGCCCGGATCTGCAACGACGTCAAGATCTTCGAGGGCAAGTCGGTGCCCCCGCAGACCACCAGGGCCCGGCTGCGCGGCGACTTCATCCGTCGCGCCCAGGAACAGCGCCGGGACTTCACGGTCGACTGGGTGCACCTCAAGCTCAACGACCAGGCGCAGCGCACCGTGTTGTGCAAGGACCCGTTCCGCTCGGTCGACGACCGGGTGGAAAAGCTGATCGCCGGTATGTAG
- the dop gene encoding depupylase/deamidase Dop — protein sequence MTVRRVMGIETEYGISVPGHPNANAMLTSSQIVNAYAAAMHRARRARWDFEEENPLRDARGFDLAREAADSSQLTDEDIGLANVILTNGARLYVDHAHPEYSSPEVTNPRDAVLWDKAGERIMAEAAERAAQLPGAQPIHLYKNNTDNKGASYGTHENYLMKRETPFSDIVRHLTPFFVSRQVVTGAGRVGIGQDGRKDGFQISQRADYFEVEVGLETTLKRPIINTRDEPHADAERYRRLHVIIGDANLSEISTYLKLGTTALVLSMIEDSFITVDLAVDQPVRTLHQVSHDPTLQYLVTLRSGRTLTAVQLQMEYFELARKYVEERYGADADEQTKDVLVRWEDTLNRLENDPMSLAGELDWIAKRELMEGYRRRDGLDWDAARLHLVDLQYADVRPEKGLYNRLAARGRMKRLLDEPAVERAETSPPEDTRAYFRGRCLEQYADDVAAASWDSVIFDLPGRDSLQRVPTLEPLRGTREHVKDLLDRCRTAEELVRVLSGG from the coding sequence ATGACCGTACGGCGAGTAATGGGCATCGAGACGGAGTACGGGATCTCCGTCCCCGGGCACCCCAACGCCAATGCCATGCTCACCTCGTCCCAGATCGTCAACGCCTACGCGGCGGCGATGCACCGGGCGCGCCGCGCCCGCTGGGACTTCGAGGAGGAGAACCCGCTGCGGGACGCCCGCGGCTTCGACCTCGCCCGCGAGGCCGCCGACTCCAGCCAGCTCACCGACGAGGACATCGGCCTCGCCAACGTCATCCTGACCAACGGCGCGCGGCTCTACGTGGACCACGCCCACCCCGAGTACAGCTCGCCCGAGGTCACCAACCCCCGCGACGCGGTCCTGTGGGACAAGGCCGGCGAGCGGATCATGGCCGAGGCCGCCGAGCGGGCCGCCCAGCTCCCCGGCGCCCAGCCCATCCACCTCTACAAGAACAACACCGACAACAAGGGCGCGTCCTACGGCACGCACGAGAACTACCTGATGAAGCGGGAGACCCCCTTCTCGGACATCGTGCGCCACCTGACGCCCTTCTTCGTCTCCCGCCAGGTGGTCACCGGCGCCGGCCGGGTCGGCATCGGCCAGGACGGACGCAAGGACGGCTTCCAGATCAGCCAGCGGGCGGACTACTTCGAGGTCGAGGTCGGCCTGGAGACCACCCTCAAGCGCCCGATCATCAACACCCGCGACGAGCCGCACGCGGACGCGGAGAGGTACCGCCGCCTCCACGTGATCATCGGCGACGCCAACCTCTCCGAGATCTCGACCTACCTGAAGCTGGGCACGACGGCGCTGGTCCTCTCGATGATCGAGGACTCCTTCATCACCGTCGACCTCGCCGTCGACCAGCCTGTGCGCACCCTCCACCAGGTCTCGCACGACCCGACGCTCCAGTACCTCGTCACGCTCCGCAGCGGCCGGACGCTCACCGCGGTGCAGCTGCAGATGGAGTACTTCGAGCTGGCGCGCAAGTACGTGGAGGAGCGGTACGGGGCGGACGCCGACGAGCAGACCAAGGACGTCCTGGTCCGCTGGGAGGACACGCTCAACCGGCTGGAGAACGATCCGATGAGCCTGGCCGGCGAGCTGGACTGGATCGCCAAGCGGGAGCTCATGGAGGGCTACCGGCGAAGGGACGGCCTGGACTGGGACGCCGCCCGGCTGCACCTGGTCGACCTCCAGTACGCCGACGTGCGCCCCGAGAAGGGCCTGTACAACCGCCTGGCGGCCCGTGGGCGCATGAAGCGCCTGCTGGACGAGCCCGCGGTGGAACGGGCGGAGACGAGCCCTCCCGAGGACACCAGGGCCTATTTCCGCGGCCGCTGCCTGGAGCAGTACGCGGACGACGTGGCCGCGGCCTCGTGGGACTCGGTCATCTTCGACCTGCCCGGGCGCGACTCGCTCCAGCGGGTCCCGACCCTGGAACCCCTGCGGGGTACCCGGGAACACGTGAAGGACCTCCTGGACCGCTGCCGCACGGCGGAGGAACTGGTCCGCGTCCTGTCCGGCGGCTGA
- the prcA gene encoding proteasome subunit alpha: protein MSTPFYVSPQQAMADRAEYARKGIARGRSLVVLQYADGIVFVGENPSRALHKFSEIYDRIGFAAAGKYNEYENLRIGGVRYADLRGYTYDRDDVTARGLANVYAQTLGTIFSSAGEKPYEVELVVAEVGAEPEGDQIYRLPHDGSIVDEHGSVAVGGNAEQISSFLDQRHRDGMSLAEALKLAVQALSRDTNGTEREIPAERLEVAVLDRTRPQKRKFKRIVGRQLVRLLGADDAAVAKTDDPSDEVDDAAEGGEE from the coding sequence GTGTCCACGCCGTTCTATGTCTCACCCCAGCAGGCCATGGCCGACCGGGCGGAGTACGCCCGCAAGGGCATCGCCCGGGGCCGCAGCCTGGTCGTCCTCCAGTACGCCGACGGCATCGTCTTCGTCGGCGAGAACCCGTCCCGCGCGCTGCACAAGTTCAGCGAGATCTACGACCGGATCGGCTTCGCCGCCGCCGGCAAGTACAACGAGTACGAGAACCTGCGGATCGGCGGTGTGCGCTACGCGGACCTGCGCGGCTACACCTACGACCGCGACGACGTGACGGCCCGCGGTCTGGCCAACGTCTACGCCCAGACCCTGGGCACCATCTTCTCCAGCGCGGGCGAGAAGCCCTACGAGGTGGAGCTGGTGGTCGCCGAGGTCGGCGCGGAGCCCGAGGGCGACCAGATCTACCGGCTGCCGCACGACGGATCGATCGTGGACGAGCACGGCTCGGTCGCGGTCGGCGGCAACGCGGAGCAGATCAGCTCCTTCCTGGACCAGCGGCACCGCGACGGGATGTCCCTCGCCGAGGCGCTGAAGCTGGCCGTGCAGGCGCTCTCCCGGGACACCAACGGCACCGAGCGGGAGATCCCCGCGGAGCGCCTGGAGGTGGCGGTCCTGGACCGTACCCGCCCGCAGAAGCGCAAGTTCAAGCGGATCGTCGGCCGGCAGCTCGTGCGTCTGCTCGGCGCGGACGACGCGGCGGTCGCGAAGACGGACGACCCGTCCGACGAGGTCGACGACGCCGCCGAGGGCGGCGAGGAGTAG
- a CDS encoding FKBP-type peptidyl-prolyl cis-trans isomerase: MRRLAGLLVVPLLLLSTAACGSDDQGSDSGSMKNGLPAITAGEKFGEKPTLAKGVGDPPKALKVNVISEGKGPVTKKGDALQVNYLGQEWDETTPFDNSFDRKQPFDLTLGAGQVIKGWDQGLEGQKVGSRVEIGIPPELGYGPQGQGDIKPNATLVFVVDILKAVTIPKSAEGTPVAQDDKNLPQVGTNTDGKQPSLTVPKVAPPTKLVSNYILESKGEAVAATDTVVVNYVAALWKDGKVFDSTYASGKTANFPLSQLTLKGLKDGITGKKIGSRVLIVAPPSEAFGDQEKQGIPKNSTLVFAVDILAKM; the protein is encoded by the coding sequence GTGCGCCGACTTGCCGGCCTGCTCGTCGTCCCGCTGCTGCTGCTCTCCACAGCGGCCTGCGGCAGTGACGACCAGGGCTCCGATTCCGGTTCGATGAAGAACGGTCTTCCCGCCATCACCGCGGGCGAGAAGTTCGGGGAGAAGCCCACCCTCGCCAAGGGCGTGGGCGACCCGCCGAAGGCCCTCAAGGTCAACGTCATCAGCGAGGGCAAGGGCCCGGTCACGAAGAAGGGCGACGCGCTCCAGGTGAACTACCTGGGCCAGGAGTGGGACGAGACCACCCCCTTCGACAACAGCTTCGACCGGAAGCAGCCCTTCGACCTGACGCTGGGCGCCGGCCAGGTCATCAAGGGCTGGGACCAGGGCCTGGAGGGGCAGAAGGTCGGCAGCCGCGTCGAGATCGGCATCCCGCCGGAGCTCGGTTACGGCCCGCAGGGCCAGGGCGACATCAAGCCCAACGCCACCCTGGTCTTCGTGGTCGACATCCTGAAGGCCGTCACCATCCCGAAGTCCGCCGAGGGCACCCCGGTCGCCCAGGACGACAAGAACCTGCCGCAGGTCGGCACCAACACCGACGGCAAACAGCCCTCGCTGACCGTCCCCAAGGTCGCCCCGCCGACCAAGCTGGTCTCCAACTACATCCTGGAGTCCAAGGGCGAGGCCGTGGCGGCCACCGACACGGTCGTCGTGAACTACGTCGCCGCCCTGTGGAAGGACGGCAAGGTCTTCGACTCGACGTACGCCTCGGGCAAGACCGCCAACTTCCCGCTGTCCCAGCTGACCCTCAAGGGCCTCAAGGACGGCATCACCGGCAAGAAGATCGGCAGCCGGGTCCTGATCGTGGCCCCGCCGTCCGAGGCCTTCGGCGACCAGGAGAAGCAGGGGATCCCGAAGAACTCCACCCTGGTGTTCGCCGTCGACATCCTGGCGAAGATGTAA
- a CDS encoding helix-turn-helix transcriptional regulator codes for MAIAKAERLMNLALCLLGTRRPLSKRELRGSIEAYMEATGEDAFNRMFERDKDDLRELGLVIETVENLDGDTGYLARRDSNRLPAITLDAEEAAALGLAAKVWQQARLAGAASGALQKLRAAGMPEAEDSYDSQASALEPRIPVHEAAFEPLMLACRDRRPVVFDYRKANAARPETRHVEPWTLECWRGHWYLAGWDRDRGAERVFRLSRITGKVRSRAGAFTAPVPDVVTVRETVESWAGETATRSARIRLRAGAGYPLRSRAQSVQEGPDGWDELEIPYGHGLDAWLVEFGPDVVVLEPADLRADVVERLRAVAKG; via the coding sequence ATGGCGATTGCCAAGGCCGAGCGGCTGATGAATCTAGCGCTGTGCCTGCTCGGAACCCGCCGCCCGCTGAGCAAGCGGGAGCTCCGGGGCTCCATCGAGGCGTACATGGAGGCCACGGGCGAGGACGCCTTCAACCGCATGTTCGAGCGCGACAAGGACGACCTGCGCGAGCTCGGCCTGGTCATCGAGACCGTCGAGAACCTGGACGGCGACACCGGCTACCTGGCCCGCCGCGACTCCAACAGGCTGCCGGCGATCACCCTCGACGCCGAGGAGGCCGCCGCCCTCGGACTCGCCGCCAAGGTCTGGCAGCAGGCCCGCCTCGCCGGGGCCGCGAGCGGCGCCCTGCAGAAGCTGCGCGCCGCCGGCATGCCGGAGGCGGAGGACTCCTACGACTCCCAGGCCAGTGCCCTGGAGCCGCGCATCCCGGTGCACGAGGCCGCCTTCGAACCGCTCATGCTGGCCTGCCGCGACCGGCGCCCGGTCGTCTTCGACTACCGCAAGGCCAACGCCGCCCGCCCCGAGACCCGGCACGTCGAGCCGTGGACGCTGGAGTGCTGGCGCGGTCACTGGTACCTGGCCGGCTGGGACCGCGACCGCGGTGCCGAGCGGGTCTTCCGCCTCTCCCGCATCACCGGCAAGGTCCGCTCCCGGGCCGGCGCCTTCACCGCGCCGGTGCCCGATGTCGTCACCGTCCGGGAGACCGTCGAGAGCTGGGCGGGGGAGACCGCCACCCGCTCGGCCCGGATCAGGCTGCGGGCCGGCGCGGGCTACCCGCTGCGGTCCCGCGCCCAGTCCGTGCAGGAGGGACCGGACGGCTGGGACGAGCTGGAGATCCCGTACGGGCACGGCCTCGACGCCTGGCTCGTGGAGTTCGGCCCCGACGTGGTCGTGCTGGAGCCCGCCGATCTGCGGGCCGACGTGGTGGAGCGGCTGCGCGCCGTGGCCAAGGGCTGA
- a CDS encoding ubiquitin-like protein Pup: MATKDTGGGQQKATRSTEEVEETTTEASSDLKERQEKLSDDVDSVLDEIDDVLEENAEDFVRSFVQKGGE, translated from the coding sequence ATGGCGACCAAGGACACCGGCGGCGGACAGCAGAAGGCGACGCGTTCCACCGAGGAGGTCGAGGAGACCACCACGGAGGCGAGCTCCGACCTCAAGGAACGCCAGGAGAAGCTCTCCGACGACGTGGATTCCGTCCTCGACGAAATCGACGACGTGCTGGAAGAGAACGCCGAGGACTTCGTGCGGTCCTTCGTGCAGAAGGGCGGCGAGTAG
- the prcB gene encoding proteasome subunit beta, producing MEANPRSIGRLPAAFLTPGSSSFIDFLADHSPELLPGNRRLPEGIVEAPHGTTIVAATFPGGVVLAGDRRATMGNMIAQRDIEKVFPADEYSAVGIAGTAGLAVEMVKLFQLELEHFEKVEGATLSLEGKANRLSTMIRGNLGMAMQGLAVVPLFAGWDEGREKGRIFSYDVTGGRSEEHGFAATGSGSIFARGSMKKLYRDDLTEQQATTLVVQALYDAADDDSATGGPDLARRIFPIVTVITDEGFRRLTEAESSELARAITERRLEQPDGPRAALL from the coding sequence GTGGAAGCCAACCCTCGTAGTATCGGGCGTCTGCCGGCGGCCTTCCTGACGCCGGGCTCGTCCTCGTTCATCGACTTCCTCGCCGACCACTCGCCGGAGCTGCTCCCGGGCAACCGGAGGCTTCCCGAGGGGATCGTCGAGGCGCCCCACGGCACGACCATCGTCGCCGCCACCTTCCCGGGCGGCGTGGTGCTCGCCGGTGACCGGCGGGCGACGATGGGGAACATGATCGCGCAGCGGGACATCGAGAAGGTGTTCCCGGCAGACGAGTACTCCGCGGTCGGCATCGCCGGTACGGCGGGGCTCGCGGTGGAGATGGTGAAGCTGTTCCAGCTGGAGCTGGAGCACTTCGAGAAGGTGGAGGGCGCGACCCTCTCCCTGGAGGGCAAGGCCAACCGCCTGTCCACGATGATCCGCGGCAACCTCGGCATGGCCATGCAGGGCCTCGCCGTCGTCCCGCTCTTCGCCGGCTGGGACGAGGGCAGGGAGAAGGGCCGGATCTTCTCCTACGACGTCACCGGCGGCCGTTCCGAGGAGCACGGGTTCGCGGCCACCGGCTCGGGCTCGATCTTCGCCCGCGGTTCGATGAAGAAGCTCTACCGGGACGACCTGACCGAGCAGCAGGCCACCACGCTCGTCGTCCAGGCGCTGTACGACGCGGCGGACGACGACTCGGCGACCGGTGGGCCCGACCTGGCCCGCAGGATCTTCCCGATCGTCACCGTGATCACCGACGAGGGCTTCCGCAGGCTCACCGAGGCGGAGTCCTCCGAGCTGGCCCGGGCGATCACCGAGCGGCGTCTGGAGCAGCCCGACGGGCCGCGTGCCGCCCTGCTCTGA
- a CDS encoding FKBP-type peptidyl-prolyl cis-trans isomerase, translating into MSIEKPEVDFPGGEPPADLEIKDIWEGDGELAEAGDFVKVHYVGVSFDSGEEFDASWNRGAPLDFQLGVRQVIEGWDKGVQGMKVGGRRQLVIPAHLAYGDRGAGGKIGPGETLIFVCDLVGVAKR; encoded by the coding sequence GTGAGCATCGAGAAGCCCGAGGTCGACTTCCCGGGCGGCGAGCCGCCGGCCGACCTGGAGATCAAGGACATCTGGGAAGGCGACGGCGAGCTCGCCGAGGCCGGCGACTTCGTCAAGGTCCACTACGTGGGTGTGTCGTTCGACTCCGGCGAGGAGTTCGACGCCTCCTGGAACCGTGGCGCGCCGCTGGACTTCCAGCTCGGTGTCCGCCAGGTCATCGAGGGCTGGGACAAGGGCGTCCAGGGCATGAAGGTCGGCGGCCGCCGCCAGCTGGTCATCCCCGCGCACCTCGCCTACGGCGACCGCGGTGCCGGCGGCAAGATCGGCCCCGGCGAGACGCTGATCTTCGTCTGCGACCTCGTGGGCGTCGCGAAGCGCTGA
- a CDS encoding LacI family DNA-binding transcriptional regulator produces MQSPEPFSGSRPTSRDVARAAGVSQATVSLVLGDKWRGRVSERTAGAVREAASALGYRPNLAARNLRLGSTRTALLVVPALTNEFFARVYTGAATVAARHGFGVVLYPSPDGVGPARDPFASARAALDGVIASSMATDALKAFRGTDLPLVMLDSDPSDGGATAHVNLDVADGMRQVTGHLLALGHRSFLHLASAVSSWTFDVRAAALAESLSGASVRTVRAPLDVQGAREAAQRALSGPGPRPTAIVCDDDILAAGACKAARRLGLRVPEDLSVTGFDDLALATAVEPELTTVRLPAERIGERGMAALLAVLDGREPEHGDLPVTLATRASSGPAPAR; encoded by the coding sequence GTGCAGAGCCCGGAACCCTTCAGCGGGAGCCGCCCCACCAGCCGGGACGTCGCCCGGGCGGCCGGGGTCTCCCAGGCCACCGTCTCCCTCGTGCTCGGCGACAAATGGCGCGGCCGTGTGTCCGAACGCACGGCGGGCGCGGTCCGCGAGGCCGCCTCCGCGCTCGGCTACCGCCCCAACCTCGCCGCCCGCAACCTGCGCCTGGGCAGCACCAGGACGGCCCTGCTGGTCGTGCCGGCCCTCACCAACGAGTTCTTCGCCCGGGTCTACACGGGCGCCGCGACCGTCGCCGCCCGGCACGGCTTCGGCGTGGTGCTCTACCCCTCCCCCGACGGCGTCGGCCCCGCGAGGGACCCCTTCGCCTCCGCCCGGGCCGCCCTGGACGGCGTCATCGCGTCCTCCATGGCCACCGACGCCCTCAAGGCCTTCCGGGGCACCGACCTGCCGCTGGTCATGCTCGACAGCGACCCCTCCGACGGCGGCGCCACCGCCCACGTGAACCTGGACGTCGCCGACGGCATGCGCCAGGTCACCGGCCACCTCCTGGCCCTCGGCCACCGCAGCTTCCTGCACCTGGCCTCGGCTGTGTCGTCCTGGACCTTCGACGTCCGGGCCGCCGCCCTCGCGGAGTCCCTGAGCGGCGCGTCGGTACGGACGGTCCGCGCCCCGCTCGACGTCCAGGGCGCCCGTGAGGCCGCCCAGCGGGCCCTCTCGGGGCCGGGGCCCCGGCCCACCGCCATCGTGTGCGACGACGACATCCTCGCCGCGGGAGCTTGCAAGGCGGCGCGGCGGCTCGGGCTGCGGGTGCCCGAGGACCTCTCCGTGACCGGCTTCGACGACCTGGCCCTGGCCACCGCCGTGGAACCCGAGCTCACCACCGTACGGCTGCCCGCCGAGCGCATCGGCGAACGGGGCATGGCCGCGCTGCTCGCCGTCCTGGACGGCCGCGAGCCGGAGCACGGCGACCTGCCCGTCACGCTGGCCACCCGGGCCTCCTCCGGCCCCGCACCGGCCCGCTGA
- a CDS encoding MFS transporter: MATEAGANGGYLDILKAPHAARLLAGTLVGRLPNGTGPIAITVFTRAEGGSYSLAGGLIAAYGLATAVGQPLLGRAVDLKGQPRVQLPAALISALGMAALAVTGIGNLLLAYAAVLVAGLFTPPLEGGLRALWPSVLGREDRVHRAYALDAVAQEVMFTVGPLLLTLLVALWSPAAALVVINLLGVLGALSVVLSEPSRGWRSEPREAHWLGALRSRGLLALLASFFFVGLALGSITVAGVAYADDRGNEAVYGWLMAALGLGALIGGVFYGARQWAGPPERRLRVLVLLLALGYLPLMLVPGPAAMTALAALSGVFLAPALACAFLVVDRHAPAGTVTEAFSWLVTTFGVGAALGSAVSGPVVELAGTPAGFAVAGVGGFVAFLVLAVTGRVLGGDPPAPRVRHAVSGGAGNAGPDAVQAENNTRSSENDRNGVVEPGFSTGHQA; encoded by the coding sequence ATGGCCACCGAGGCCGGGGCGAACGGCGGCTATCTCGACATCCTGAAGGCGCCGCACGCGGCCCGCCTGCTGGCCGGCACGCTGGTCGGCCGGCTCCCCAACGGCACCGGGCCGATCGCCATCACCGTGTTCACGCGCGCGGAGGGCGGCAGCTACAGCCTGGCCGGCGGCCTCATCGCCGCGTACGGCCTCGCCACCGCCGTCGGTCAGCCGCTGCTGGGCCGCGCCGTCGACCTCAAGGGGCAGCCCCGCGTCCAGCTCCCGGCCGCCCTGATATCCGCCCTCGGCATGGCGGCCCTGGCCGTCACCGGCATCGGCAACCTCCTCCTGGCCTACGCCGCCGTCCTGGTCGCCGGACTCTTCACGCCGCCCCTGGAGGGCGGTCTGCGGGCCCTGTGGCCGAGCGTCCTGGGCCGCGAGGACCGGGTCCACCGGGCGTACGCCCTGGACGCCGTGGCCCAGGAGGTCATGTTCACCGTCGGGCCGCTGCTGCTGACCCTCCTGGTCGCGCTCTGGTCGCCCGCCGCCGCCCTGGTCGTCATCAACCTGCTCGGCGTGCTCGGCGCCCTGTCGGTGGTCCTCTCCGAGCCCTCCCGCGGCTGGCGCTCCGAGCCCCGCGAGGCGCACTGGCTCGGGGCGCTGCGCTCGCGGGGGCTGCTCGCGCTGCTCGCCTCGTTCTTCTTCGTCGGGCTCGCCCTCGGCTCCATCACGGTCGCCGGCGTCGCCTACGCGGACGACCGCGGCAACGAGGCCGTCTACGGCTGGCTCATGGCCGCCCTCGGACTCGGCGCCCTGATCGGCGGCGTCTTCTACGGCGCCCGCCAGTGGGCCGGGCCGCCCGAGCGGCGGCTGCGGGTCCTCGTGCTGCTGCTGGCCCTCGGCTACCTGCCGCTGATGCTGGTGCCCGGCCCGGCCGCCATGACCGCGCTGGCCGCCCTCTCCGGCGTCTTCCTGGCCCCCGCCCTCGCCTGCGCCTTCCTCGTGGTGGACCGCCACGCGCCCGCCGGCACGGTCACCGAGGCCTTCTCCTGGCTCGTCACCACCTTCGGCGTCGGCGCGGCCCTCGGCTCGGCCGTCTCCGGACCGGTCGTCGAACTGGCCGGGACCCCGGCCGGATTCGCGGTGGCCGGCGTCGGCGGCTTCGTCGCCTTCCTGGTCCTCGCCGTCACCGGCCGCGTCCTCGGCGGCGACCCGCCCGCGCCCCGGGTGCGACACGCCGTCAGCGGGGGCGCCGGGAACGCCGGCCCCGACGCCGTACAGGCCGAAAACAACACGCGCTCATCGGAAAATGATCGAAACGGGGTTGTCGAACCCGGTTTCAGCACAGGCCATCAGGCGTAA